Proteins from one Diprion similis isolate iyDipSimi1 chromosome 3, iyDipSimi1.1, whole genome shotgun sequence genomic window:
- the LOC124416824 gene encoding DNA replication licensing factor Mcm7, translated as MPPKLNRDYTKDREQLKQFFAEYAKMDEKSGDKTFKYRTQLTNIAHREQVAFIIELDDVAEFDDELAEAIQYNTRRYTTLVSEIVQEMLPDFKERIVPPKDSLDVYIEHRLLMEQRNRHPGDQRDPRNSYPPELMRRFEVYFRDFGASKALPVRDVKAEHIGKLVTVRGIVTRSTEVKPMMVVATYTCDQCGAETYQPVLSLSFMPLQFCGSDDCRVNKSGGRLSLQTRGSKFIKFQEIKIQEHSDQVPVGHIPRSLTIFCRGEMTRQCQPGDHVTITGIFLPLLRSGFRQMVSGLLSETFLEAHRVIGINQIDAENDAANELTPEELELLADDGFYDKLACSLAPEIYGHEDIKKALLLLLVGGVDNRSDDMKIRGNINICLMGDPGVAKSQLLSYINRLAPRSQYTTGRGSSGVGLTAAIMKDPLTGEMTLEGGALVLADQGVCCIDEFDKMADSDRTAIHEVMEQQTISIAKAGIMTSLNARVSILAAANPAYGRYNPKRTIEQNIQLPAALLSRFDLLWLIQDRADRDNDLRLAKHITYVHQHSVQPPTKSAAFDMKTMRKYIALCKKTQPIITEDLTDFIVNSYVEMRKEARNSRDMTFTSARNLLGVLRISTALARLRLSDVVEKDDISEAIRLIEMSKDSINHTEVRTNRPQNPVDRIYALIRDLAGTDKTVKVSEIFDRCTNKGFKPDQVNECIEEYEELNVWQVNQARTQITFL; from the exons AACAGCTCAAGCAGTTCTTTGCCGAGTATGCAAAAATGGATGAGAAATCGGGCGATAAGACGTTTAAATATCGCACTCAACTCACCAATATTGCTCATAGAGAGCAAGTTGCATTTATCATTGAACTAGATGATGTCGCCGAATTCGACGACGAATTGGCTGAAgctatacaatataatactCGTCGTTATACTACACTAGTATCAGAG ATAGTCCAGGAAATGTTACCAGACTTCAAAGAAAGAATCGTACCACCTAAAGATTCATTGGATGTTTATATTGAGCATCGTTTGTTGATGGAGCAGCGCAACAGACATCCCGGAGATCAGAGGGACCCAAGAAACAGTTATCCCCCAGAGCTCATGCGACGATT CGAAGTTTACTTCAGAGATTTTGGAGCATCTAAAGCTTTACCGGTTAGAGACGTCAAAGCTGAGCACATTGGTAAATTAGTCACAGTAAGGGGTATCGTTACCCGATCCACAGAGGTTAAACCGATGATGGTTGTTGCTACTTACACTTGTGATCAATGTGGCGCAGAAACATACCAACCG GTACTTTCGCTAAGCTTCATGCCCTTACAATTTTGTGGAAGCGATGATTGTCGGGTCAATAAATCTGGAGGAAGGTTATCATTGCAGACGAGAGGTTCCAAGTTCATTAAGTTTCAGGAGATCAAAATTCAAGAACAT AGTGATCAAGTACCCGTTGGTCATATTCCAAGATCATTGACGATCTTTTGTCGTGGTGAAATGACCAGGCAATGTCAGCCTGGAGATCATGTAACTATTActggaatatttttaccttTACTGAGATCGGGATTCAGGCAAATGGTATCTGGACTACTGAGCGAAACTTTCTTAGAGGCACAC AGAGTCATTGGCATTAATCAAATAGATGCCGAGAATGACGCCGCTAACGAATTAACGCCGGAAGAATTAGAACTGTTAGCTGACGATGGATTTTATGATAAACTGGCATGTTCGTTGGCGCCAGAAATTTACGGGCATGAGGACATCAAGAAAGCTTTGTTGTTACTTCTCGTCGGCGGTGTCGATAATAGATCCGATGATATGAAAATCAGAG GTAACATCAATATTTGCTTGATGGGAGATCCTGGAGTAGCAAAGTCACAATTGTTGTCATACATAAATCGGTTGGCACCACGATCTCAGTACACAACAGGACGTGGGTCATCGGGTGTCGGTCTAACGGCAGCTATTATGAAAGATCCATTGACGGGTGAAATGACGCTGGAAGGTGGAGCCTTAGTTTTGGCTGATCAAGGCGTATGCTGTATCGacgaattcgataaaatggCAGACTCAGATCGAACCGCTATTCACGAGGTTATGGAACAGCAAACAATATCAATAGCCAAGGCAGGGATAATGACATCTCTGAATGCGCGGGTATCGATATTAGCTGCTGCCAATCCCGCCTATGGCAGATACAATCCAAAAAGGACCATCGAACAAAACATTCAATTGCCCGCTGCTTTATTGTCTCGATTTGATTTACTTTGGTTGATTCAAGATCGAGCAGATCGAGATAACGATCTACG ACTGGCAAAACACATTACCTACGTACATCAACATTCTGTGCAACCACCGACTAAATCAGCAGCTTTTGATATGAAAACAATGAGAAAGTATATCGCTCTTTGCAAGAAAACGCAACCGATCATAACTGAGGATCTCACAGATTTCATCGTCA ATTCATATGTGGAGATGCGTAAAGAGGCCCGGAATAGTCGCGACATGACATTTACATCTGCCCGGAACTTATTGGGTGTATTGCGGATATCAACTGCTTTGGCTCGCCTTCGACtgtctgacgttgtcgaaaaAGACGATATTTCGGAGGCAATTCGTTTGATTGAAATGTCCAAAGATTCCATAAATCACACTGAGGTGCGCACAAACAGACCCCAGAATCCGGTCGACAGGATATATGCTCTGATCAGGGATTTGGCTGGAACCGATAAGACTGTAAAAGTTTCGGAAATTTTCGACCGTTGCACAAACAAAGGATTCAAACCTGATCAAGTGAATGAGTGCATCGAGGAATACGAGGAACTCAACGTTTGGCAGGTGAACCAAGCCAGAACACAGATcacttttttgtaa